In one Nicotiana tomentosiformis chromosome 6, ASM39032v3, whole genome shotgun sequence genomic region, the following are encoded:
- the LOC138894507 gene encoding uncharacterized protein: MGQVENMFKQMMEKNADSDSQLSSHNTSICNLEVQLWQISQDLNTRPKGALPSDTVVNPKGGNYTGHVIAVTTRSGKDKANDEGRIDIDENVEETQEEVNPSREHIVDIPKLIVPKAKALMPRPPPPYPQRLAKQNGENQFKMFINMIKSLSINMPLVEALEQMPRYAKFMKDLVTKKRSMNYETIKMTHLVSAIVHSMEAPTFPKLFVT; this comes from the exons atggggcaagttgagaacatgtttaaacaaatgatggagaagaatgccgactccGATTCTCAACTATcttctcacaacacttcaatttgcaatttggaagttcaattgtgGCAAATCTCACAAgatttaaacactcgtcctaagggagcactaccaagtgacacggtggtgaacccaaagggtgggaactaCACGGGACATGTCATAGCCGtgactacaaggagtggaaaag ATAAAGCAAATGACGAagggagaattgatattgatgaaaatgtggaggagactcaagaagaagtgaacccatctagggaacacATTGTTGACATACCAAAACTgatagtgccaaaggctaaggcactaatgccaaggcctcctcctccataccctcaaaggcttgccaagcaaaatggcgagaaccaattcaaaatgttcattaacatgataaagagctTATCTATTAAtatgccattggttgaggctttggaacaaatgcccagatatgcaaagttcatgaaggatttggtgacaaagaagaggtcgatgaattatGAGACTATAAAGATGACACATCTAGTGAGcgcaattgtgcactcaatggaaGCGCCGACTTTTCCAAAGCTCTTTGTGACCTAG
- the LOC117280400 gene encoding secreted RxLR effector protein 161-like, protein MKDIPYASLIGSLMYALVCTRPDIAFAVRMLGRYQSNPGLDYWKADKRVLRYLQGTKDFKLTYKYSDSLEVIGYSDSNLGGCKDTDKSTSGYIFLLAGGVVSWRSVEQTIVVTSTMEAEFIACYDTTSLALWLKNFIFGLRIVDCVSRPFRIFCDNSIAVFFSKNNKSGSRSKHIDIKYLMIRDYVKKQDVSFEHVSTTLMIVDPITKGLPANVFKDRVTHMGLSSSI, encoded by the coding sequence ATGAAAGACATTCCTTATGCTTCGCTTATTGGGAGCCTTATGTATGCATTGGTCTGtactagacctgatattgctTTTGCAGTAAGAATGCTTGGCAGATATCAAAGTAACCCTGGTCTTGACTATTGGAAAGCTGATAAAAGGGTTTTGAGATATTTGCAAGGAACCAAGGATTTTAAGCTCACATACAAATACTCTGACTCATTGGAGGTGATTGGATATTCAGACTCTAATTTGGGTGGATGCAAAGACACTGATAAATCCACTTCAGGATACATTTTCCTTCTTGCTGGAGGTGTTGTATCTTGGAGAAGTGTCGAGCAGACCATTGTTGTAACATCCACAATGGAAGCTGAATTTATAGCATGCTATGACACTACATCACTGGCGTTATGGTTGAAAAACTTTATTTTCGGCCTTAGGATTGTCGATTGCGTTTCAAGGCCATTTAGAATCTTCTGTGACAATTCAATTGCAGTGTTCTTTTCTAAGAATAATAAAAGTGGTAGCCGAAGCAAGCACATTGACATAAAGTACTTGATGATTAGAGACTATGTGAAGAAGCAAGATGTGAGTTTTGAGCATGTTAGTACTACTTTGATGATTGTTGATCCTATAACTAAAGGTCTGCCGGCTAATGTTTTCAAGGATCGTGTAACTCATATGGGTCTTAGTAGCTCAATATAG